The following proteins are co-located in the Limibacillus sp. genome:
- the cls gene encoding cardiolipin synthase translates to MELTQILALLATATVLAGFVCAIIAIWRARTSEGAIAWAISLIAMPYLALPLFLIFGRRRFQGYVARRRSSDLIAHQAPMERQVFPDQTELSQRQLGEIKVIESLADMPFTLGNDARLLIDGPAIFEAIFRAIDKAESYVLVQFYIIRDDDTGRQLAQKLAAAAARGLHCHLLYDEIGSHKTSDAFFEKLRRQGVQVSRFGSSTGIFNRFQLNFRNHRKIVVADGRVAFIGGANVGDEYMGLSEKFGHWRDTQVELRGPIVQAAQLSFEKDWFWATKQHLSLNWQALDAPEGDQAALVMASGPADPVETCSLFFVQAINSAVERIWIVSPYFVPDSDVLTALHLAALRGVDVRIMIPDRPDNWVVWLAAFSFFEDAVGDGVRFYRYTEGFLHQKVALLDGTAAAVGSANFDNRSFRLNFEITAVVIDPAFAKEVEEMLLRDFANCREYSVGEYESSSLFFKLAVRLARLASPIL, encoded by the coding sequence ATGGAACTGACCCAAATCCTGGCCCTCCTGGCGACAGCAACGGTTCTTGCCGGGTTCGTCTGCGCCATCATTGCGATCTGGCGGGCACGCACCAGCGAGGGCGCGATCGCCTGGGCCATATCGCTGATCGCCATGCCTTATCTGGCGCTGCCGTTGTTCCTGATTTTCGGGCGCCGCCGCTTTCAGGGCTATGTGGCCCGGCGGCGCTCTTCCGACTTGATCGCCCACCAAGCGCCCATGGAGCGGCAGGTCTTCCCCGATCAGACCGAGCTTTCGCAGCGCCAGTTGGGTGAGATCAAGGTGATCGAAAGTTTAGCCGACATGCCCTTCACCCTGGGCAACGACGCCAGGCTGCTGATCGACGGCCCGGCCATCTTCGAGGCGATCTTCAGGGCGATCGACAAGGCGGAGTCCTACGTCCTGGTTCAGTTCTACATCATCCGCGACGACGACACCGGCCGGCAGCTCGCGCAGAAGCTGGCGGCGGCCGCAGCGCGCGGCCTGCACTGTCACCTGCTGTACGACGAGATAGGCAGCCACAAGACCAGCGACGCCTTCTTCGAGAAGCTGAGACGCCAGGGGGTGCAGGTCTCACGCTTCGGCTCCTCGACCGGCATTTTCAACCGCTTCCAGCTCAACTTCCGCAACCACCGCAAGATCGTCGTCGCCGACGGTAGAGTGGCCTTCATCGGCGGGGCGAACGTGGGCGATGAGTACATGGGCCTCAGCGAGAAGTTCGGCCATTGGCGCGATACGCAGGTGGAGCTGAGAGGCCCCATCGTGCAGGCCGCCCAGCTTTCCTTCGAGAAGGACTGGTTCTGGGCGACCAAACAGCATCTGTCGCTAAACTGGCAGGCCCTGGACGCCCCCGAGGGCGACCAGGCGGCTCTGGTCATGGCGAGCGGCCCGGCCGATCCCGTGGAGACCTGCAGCCTCTTCTTCGTGCAGGCGATCAACTCCGCGGTTGAGCGGATCTGGATCGTCAGTCCCTACTTCGTGCCGGACTCGGACGTCTTGACGGCCCTGCACCTGGCCGCGCTGCGCGGCGTCGATGTGCGCATCATGATCCCGGACAGGCCCGACAACTGGGTGGTCTGGCTCGCCGCCTTCTCCTTCTTCGAGGACGCGGTCGGCGACGGGGTGCGTTTCTACCGTTACACCGAAGGCTTCCTTCACCAGAAGGTCGCCCTTCTGGATGGCACGGCCGCCGCCGTCGGTTCGGCCAACTTCGACAACCGCTCCTTCCGCTTGAACTTCGAGATCACCGCCGTGGTGATCGACCCCGCCTTCGCCAAGGAGGTCGAGGAGATGCTGTTGCGCGATTTCGCCAACTGCCGGGAGTACAGCGTCGGGGAGTATGAAAGCAGTTCGCTTTTCTTCAAGCTGGCGGTGCGCCTGGCCCGCCTCGCCTCGCCCATCCTCTAG
- a CDS encoding DUF1192 domain-containing protein gives MDSDDLEPRKVKPKPKDLELLGVEELEEYIAGLQAEIDRARAVIDGKQSHKGAAEALFKPRG, from the coding sequence ATGGACAGCGATGACCTGGAGCCGAGAAAGGTGAAGCCCAAGCCCAAGGACCTGGAGCTCTTGGGCGTGGAGGAGTTGGAGGAATACATCGCCGGTCTACAGGCCGAGATCGACCGGGCGCGCGCCGTGATCGACGGCAAGCAGAGCCACAAGGGCGCCGCCGAGGCGCTGTTCAAGCCGCGCGGCTAG
- a CDS encoding DUF1013 domain-containing protein yields the protein MNKPLMPKATAVWLVENTSLSFEQIADFCGLHRLEVQGIADGEVATGIHGMDPVANNQLTKEELERCQADPSASLQMAKQDLPQPAKRTKGPRYTPVAKRQDKPDGVAWLLRHHPELSDAQVGKLIGTTKNTIQAVRERSHWNSANIRPRDPVLLGLCSQSELNATVEKALKSAKGRERANQNKEAQAPFEGEKEGDTGGILD from the coding sequence ATGAACAAACCGCTCATGCCCAAGGCGACCGCCGTATGGTTGGTCGAAAACACCTCGCTCTCCTTTGAGCAGATTGCCGACTTCTGCGGTCTGCACCGCCTGGAGGTTCAGGGCATCGCCGACGGCGAGGTGGCGACCGGCATCCACGGCATGGACCCCGTCGCCAACAATCAGCTCACCAAGGAAGAGCTGGAGCGTTGTCAGGCGGACCCGAGCGCCAGCTTGCAGATGGCCAAGCAGGATCTGCCGCAGCCCGCAAAGCGCACCAAGGGCCCGCGCTACACGCCCGTCGCCAAGCGTCAGGACAAGCCCGATGGCGTCGCCTGGCTGCTGCGCCACCATCCTGAGCTGTCGGACGCCCAGGTCGGCAAGCTGATCGGCACCACCAAGAACACCATCCAGGCAGTGCGCGAGCGCAGCCACTGGAACTCCGCCAACATTCGCCCGCGCGATCCCGTCCTGCTCGGCCTCTGTTCGCAGAGCGAGTTGAACGCCACGGTCGAAAAGGCGCTGAAGAGCGCCAAGGGCCGCGAGCGCGCCAACCAGAACAAGGAGGCGCAGGCCCCCTTCGAAGGTGAGAAGGAAGGCGACACCGGCGGCATCCTGGACTGA
- the leuC gene encoding 3-isopropylmalate dehydratase large subunit encodes MNAEDAKTIFDKIWEQHVVAERDDGESLIYIDRLLLQENSFHAFDKIRREGRKVRNPGQAFAFSDHYVPTTDRSRGLDSIEDPEIRNMVEIIERDSRDYDIELFGMGDIRQGILHIVGPEQGITQPGLVIAGADSHTSTHGALGAYAFGVGSSEVAHVLAVQGLWRSRPKTMKVEVVDPIPSGTTSKDLILAIIGKITAGGAVGHVIEYAGRGIEELSVEQRMTVCNMSIEAGARAGLVSPDQKVFDYIKGRPYAPGEEHWDAALAHWKSLKSDPAARYDRHVTISAEEIAPMVTWGTSPDQVAPVTQRIPDPASESDPQRRQRMEKALKYMDLEPGQELRKIAVDRVFIGSCTNSRIEDLRAAAAVAKGKSAKVPTMVVPGSGLIKKQAEEEGLHEIFLAAGFEWREPGCSMCVGINGDQLKPGERCASTSNRNFEGRQGRGGRTHLVSPAMAAAAAVTGGLCDVRELMGEG; translated from the coding sequence ATGAACGCTGAGGACGCGAAGACCATCTTCGATAAGATCTGGGAGCAGCACGTCGTGGCCGAGCGCGACGACGGCGAAAGCCTGATCTACATCGACCGTCTGCTGTTGCAGGAGAACTCTTTCCACGCCTTCGACAAGATCCGGCGGGAGGGCCGCAAGGTCCGCAATCCAGGCCAGGCCTTTGCCTTTTCGGATCACTACGTGCCGACGACGGACCGTTCTCGCGGCCTCGATTCCATCGAGGATCCGGAGATCCGCAACATGGTCGAGATCATTGAGCGGGATTCCCGCGACTACGATATCGAGCTCTTCGGCATGGGCGATATCCGCCAAGGCATCCTGCATATCGTCGGGCCGGAGCAGGGCATAACCCAGCCAGGTCTGGTGATCGCGGGCGCGGATTCCCATACCTCCACCCACGGCGCGCTGGGCGCCTATGCATTTGGCGTGGGCTCCTCGGAAGTGGCGCATGTTCTTGCGGTCCAGGGCCTCTGGCGCAGCCGTCCCAAGACCATGAAGGTCGAGGTGGTCGATCCCATACCGTCGGGAACCACCTCCAAGGACTTGATCCTGGCCATCATCGGCAAGATCACGGCCGGCGGCGCGGTCGGCCATGTGATCGAATACGCCGGGCGCGGCATCGAAGAGCTGTCGGTGGAGCAGCGCATGACCGTCTGCAACATGTCGATCGAGGCGGGCGCGCGGGCCGGTCTGGTCTCGCCGGACCAGAAGGTCTTCGACTACATCAAGGGCCGCCCCTACGCGCCGGGCGAAGAGCACTGGGACGCTGCGCTCGCCCATTGGAAGAGCCTCAAGAGCGATCCCGCTGCACGCTACGATCGTCACGTCACCATCTCGGCGGAGGAGATCGCCCCGATGGTGACCTGGGGCACCAGCCCGGACCAGGTGGCGCCGGTCACCCAGCGCATCCCCGATCCGGCCTCCGAGAGCGATCCGCAGCGCCGGCAGCGCATGGAAAAGGCGCTCAAGTACATGGATCTGGAGCCGGGCCAGGAACTGCGCAAGATCGCGGTTGACCGGGTCTTCATCGGATCCTGCACCAACAGCCGCATCGAAGACCTGCGGGCCGCCGCCGCCGTGGCCAAGGGCAAGTCGGCGAAGGTTCCGACCATGGTGGTCCCAGGCTCCGGGCTCATCAAGAAGCAGGCGGAGGAGGAGGGCCTTCATGAGATTTTCCTGGCCGCCGGTTTCGAGTGGCGAGAGCCGGGCTGCTCCATGTGCGTCGGCATCAACGGCGACCAGTTGAAGCCCGGCGAGCGCTGCGCCTCCACCTCCAACCGCAACTTCGAGGGGCGGCAGGGCCGCGGCGGGCGCACCCATCTGGTGAGCCCGGCCATGGCCGCCGCCGCCGCGGTCACCGGCGGGCTCTGCGATGTCCGCGAACTGATGGGGGAGGGCTGA
- a CDS encoding endonuclease/exonuclease/phosphatase family protein, translating into MIRIASYNIRKSIGRDRRRKPERILGVLEELAADVVVLQEADRRFGRRRASSLPPSAIEADTDYQVIDLAIRPDSLGWHGNAVLVRRGVAIIEAHRLELPALEPRGAVIVELEDRGLRFRVVGAHLSLLRRWRRLQAAAILKRLDELEGHLPTVIIGDFNDWSHDAPSLEAISKRYSGHAPGKSYPAYRPVAPLDRLFHDDGIEVLAAGVHHSPLAGIASDHLPIWAEVAARKPGEEAKTGHKSEGLLAG; encoded by the coding sequence GTGATACGCATCGCTTCTTACAACATCCGAAAGTCGATCGGCCGCGACCGCCGCCGCAAGCCCGAGCGCATTCTTGGCGTGTTGGAGGAACTGGCCGCCGACGTCGTGGTCCTGCAGGAAGCCGACCGCCGGTTCGGTCGCCGCCGCGCCTCCAGCCTGCCGCCCAGCGCCATTGAGGCGGATACGGACTACCAGGTCATCGACCTCGCGATCCGGCCCGACTCGCTGGGCTGGCACGGCAATGCGGTTCTCGTGCGCCGCGGCGTCGCGATCATCGAGGCGCACCGCCTGGAACTCCCGGCTCTGGAGCCGCGCGGCGCGGTGATCGTGGAACTGGAGGACAGAGGATTGCGCTTTCGCGTCGTCGGCGCGCACCTGTCGCTCTTGCGCCGCTGGCGGCGGCTGCAAGCGGCGGCGATCCTGAAGCGTCTGGATGAGCTGGAGGGGCATCTGCCGACGGTGATCATCGGCGACTTCAACGATTGGAGTCATGACGCCCCCAGTCTTGAAGCGATCTCCAAGCGCTACAGCGGCCATGCTCCGGGCAAGAGTTATCCGGCCTACCGCCCGGTAGCGCCGCTGGACCGGCTGTTCCATGATGACGGGATCGAGGTTCTCGCCGCTGGAGTCCATCACTCGCCCCTGGCGGGCATCGCCTCCGACCATCTGCCGATCTGGGCGGAGGTCGCAGCGAGGAAGCCCGGGGAGGAAGCCAAGACCGGCCACAAGAGCGAGGGCCTGCTTGCCGGATAG
- a CDS encoding NAD(P)H-quinone oxidoreductase, with the protein MSLPSEMTAIEITEPGGPEVLRPAKRPLPEAAAGEVLIRVEAAGVNRPDVLQRLGGYPPPPGASDIPGLEVAGEVVARGEGVESPGLGERVTALVTGGGYAEYCAAPAAQCLPFPKGFDATAAAALPETYFTVWSNVFDRAGLQPGERFLVHGGSSGIGTTAIQLASAFGAEVYTTAGSPEKLEACRALGAKRAVNYREEDFVAVLKEESGGKGVDVILDMVGGDYISRDIKLLAPDGRLVFIAFLGGSKAEVDFLPVMLKRLKITGSTLRARDVAFKAAIAAQLREKVWPLLEEGRVKPLIHSSFPLTGAAEAHRLMESSEHIGKIMLTFD; encoded by the coding sequence ATGTCCCTTCCCAGCGAAATGACCGCCATAGAGATCACCGAACCCGGCGGGCCGGAGGTTCTGCGCCCCGCAAAGCGGCCCTTGCCGGAAGCCGCTGCGGGCGAAGTCCTGATCCGGGTCGAAGCGGCGGGCGTGAACCGGCCCGACGTGCTGCAACGGCTGGGCGGCTATCCGCCGCCGCCCGGCGCTTCGGACATTCCGGGCCTGGAGGTGGCCGGCGAGGTGGTGGCGCGGGGCGAGGGCGTGGAGAGCCCTGGCCTTGGCGAGCGGGTCACGGCTCTGGTGACCGGCGGCGGCTATGCCGAGTATTGCGCAGCCCCGGCGGCCCAATGCCTGCCCTTCCCCAAGGGCTTCGACGCGACCGCCGCCGCGGCGCTTCCGGAGACCTACTTCACCGTCTGGTCCAATGTCTTCGACCGGGCGGGCCTGCAACCGGGAGAACGCTTCCTGGTGCATGGCGGGTCCAGCGGCATCGGCACCACGGCGATCCAGCTCGCCAGCGCCTTCGGGGCGGAGGTCTACACCACCGCCGGATCGCCTGAGAAGCTGGAGGCCTGCCGCGCGCTCGGCGCCAAGCGCGCGGTCAACTACCGCGAGGAGGATTTCGTCGCGGTCTTGAAGGAAGAGAGCGGCGGCAAGGGCGTGGACGTGATCCTCGACATGGTGGGCGGCGACTACATCTCGCGCGACATCAAGCTGCTGGCCCCCGACGGGCGGCTGGTCTTCATCGCCTTCCTGGGCGGCTCCAAGGCCGAAGTCGACTTCCTGCCGGTCATGCTGAAGCGCCTGAAGATCACCGGATCGACCCTGCGGGCGCGCGACGTCGCCTTCAAGGCGGCCATCGCCGCCCAACTCCGGGAAAAGGTCTGGCCACTGCTGGAGGAAGGCCGCGTCAAACCCCTGATCCACAGCAGCTTTCCCCTGACCGGGGCCGCCGAGGCCCACCGGCTGATGGAATCTTCCGAACATATCGGCAAGATCATGTTGACCTTCGACTGA
- a CDS encoding 3-hydroxybutyrate dehydrogenase: MLKGKAALVTGSTSGIGLGMARAFAAEGCKVMLNGLGDAAEIEATRAALAEEFGVEVRYNGADMTKPDQIAAMVEEAENAFGSLDILVNNAGIQHTAAIPDFPDAKWEAVIAINLSAVFYGTKAALPGMQKRGWGRIVNIASAHGKVASPNKSAYVAAKHGVVGLTKVTALENAGKGVTCNAICPGWVRTDLVERQIEALAEKLGVSVEEGAVELLREKQPSLQFVTPEQLGGFAVFLCGPAAEQITGAALSMDGGWTAI, encoded by the coding sequence ATGCTCAAAGGAAAGGCGGCACTCGTCACCGGATCGACCAGCGGCATCGGGCTCGGCATGGCGCGGGCCTTCGCGGCGGAGGGCTGCAAGGTCATGCTGAATGGCCTGGGCGACGCCGCCGAGATCGAGGCCACCCGCGCGGCCCTGGCCGAGGAGTTCGGGGTCGAGGTGCGCTACAACGGCGCGGACATGACCAAACCGGACCAGATCGCCGCCATGGTCGAGGAGGCGGAGAACGCTTTCGGGTCGCTCGATATCCTGGTGAACAATGCCGGCATTCAGCACACCGCTGCGATCCCCGACTTCCCCGACGCGAAGTGGGAGGCGGTGATCGCGATCAACCTCTCGGCTGTGTTCTATGGGACCAAGGCCGCGCTGCCGGGCATGCAAAAACGCGGCTGGGGCCGGATCGTCAACATCGCTTCCGCCCACGGCAAGGTCGCCTCGCCCAACAAGTCCGCCTATGTCGCCGCCAAGCACGGGGTCGTCGGCCTGACCAAGGTCACGGCGCTGGAGAACGCGGGCAAGGGCGTCACCTGCAACGCCATCTGTCCGGGCTGGGTGCGCACCGATCTCGTGGAGCGGCAGATCGAGGCGCTGGCTGAAAAGCTGGGCGTCTCGGTCGAAGAGGGTGCGGTGGAGCTTTTGCGCGAAAAGCAGCCCTCGCTTCAGTTCGTAACGCCGGAACAGCTTGGCGGCTTCGCCGTCTTCCTTTGCGGTCCGGCGGCGGAACAGATCACGGGCGCTGCGCTCTCCATGGACGGCGGCTGGACCGCGATCTAA
- a CDS encoding nitroreductase family protein — MSDLNEDYRRRFGLEPGQDLEAAGPAPEGVIQRLRHSSIRKFTGAALPEPMVTALLAAAQSAPSKSNLQQYSILRLEDPAKRARLAGMLGNSGWALDAPLFLVFLGDLRRNRRVGELRGYPNRNDNADSFMNAAVDAALALQSFIAAAEAWGLGCCPISQVRGDLEGLGALLELPEGVFPIAGLAVGFPDEEPATSQRLPPSLVQHLDRYDDSRLEEELAAYDDRVFAAAPIPPEKQRHLDLYGPAERGTWSEQTARQLSQPERQGFRAWLARQGISLG, encoded by the coding sequence ATGAGCGATCTGAACGAAGACTACCGGCGGCGCTTCGGGCTGGAGCCTGGCCAAGACCTCGAGGCAGCCGGCCCCGCGCCTGAAGGCGTCATCCAGCGGCTTCGGCACAGCAGCATCCGGAAGTTCACGGGAGCAGCGCTGCCGGAGCCGATGGTGACCGCACTGCTCGCCGCCGCGCAGTCCGCCCCCAGCAAGTCGAACCTGCAGCAGTACTCGATCCTGAGGCTCGAAGACCCGGCCAAGCGCGCAAGGCTAGCAGGCATGCTGGGCAACAGCGGATGGGCGCTGGATGCGCCGCTCTTCCTGGTCTTTCTCGGCGATCTGCGCCGCAACAGACGGGTCGGGGAGCTGCGCGGCTATCCCAACAGGAACGACAACGCCGACAGCTTCATGAACGCCGCCGTTGACGCCGCGCTCGCCCTGCAGAGCTTCATCGCGGCGGCCGAGGCCTGGGGCCTCGGCTGCTGCCCGATCAGTCAGGTGCGGGGCGATCTGGAGGGTCTGGGCGCGCTCCTGGAACTGCCGGAAGGCGTCTTCCCCATCGCCGGGCTGGCCGTCGGCTTTCCGGACGAGGAGCCTGCAACCTCCCAACGCCTGCCGCCCTCTCTGGTTCAGCACCTCGACCGCTATGACGATTCGCGCCTGGAAGAGGAGCTGGCCGCCTATGACGACAGGGTCTTCGCGGCGGCGCCCATTCCGCCTGAAAAGCAACGGCATCTGGACCTCTACGGTCCCGCCGAGCGGGGCACCTGGTCGGAGCAGACGGCCCGCCAGCTTTCGCAGCCCGAGCGGCAGGGATTCCGCGCCTGGCTTGCAAGGCAGGGGATATCGCTAGGCTAG
- the ltaE gene encoding low-specificity L-threonine aldolase, which yields MADAYPINDPAARQRPNAPGRVDLRSDTVTQPSAGMRRAMLEAELGDDVYRDDPTVRALEEKSARMLGKESALFCTSGTQTNLLALLTHCGRGEEYLVGEGCHTFGYEGGGAMALGGVCAHPLPTPDNGQVPLERFAAAVRPYDVHYAKTRLISLENTYWGRVLPLGYQAAAAALARDKGLALHLDGARMMNAAVKLGEAPDRVTEGFDTVSLCLSKGLGAPVGSVLAGPGDFIERARHWRKMLGGGMRQAGVLAAAGLYALDNNIERMADDHARARRLAEALAELPGLSVDLETVETNMLFLDLSLELAEGLLAHMAEQNIVISGPSTRLRLVTHLDVDDAGVERVIEAAASYLAR from the coding sequence ATGGCGGACGCCTACCCCATCAACGATCCCGCCGCCCGGCAGCGGCCCAACGCGCCCGGACGGGTCGACCTGCGCAGCGACACGGTGACCCAGCCCAGCGCCGGGATGCGCCGGGCGATGCTGGAAGCCGAACTGGGCGACGACGTCTACCGGGACGATCCCACCGTCCGGGCTCTCGAAGAAAAATCGGCGCGGATGCTGGGCAAGGAATCCGCCCTCTTCTGCACCAGCGGCACGCAGACCAACCTGCTGGCGCTCCTCACCCATTGTGGGCGCGGCGAGGAGTATCTGGTGGGCGAAGGCTGCCACACCTTCGGGTACGAGGGCGGCGGGGCCATGGCGCTTGGCGGTGTCTGCGCCCACCCCCTGCCGACGCCCGATAACGGTCAGGTTCCGCTAGAGCGCTTCGCCGCCGCCGTGCGGCCCTACGACGTGCACTACGCCAAGACCCGGCTGATCTCGCTGGAGAACACCTACTGGGGGCGCGTGCTTCCGCTTGGCTACCAGGCCGCCGCCGCGGCTCTGGCCCGCGACAAGGGCCTGGCGCTGCACCTGGACGGCGCGCGCATGATGAATGCGGCGGTAAAGCTCGGCGAAGCGCCGGACCGGGTGACCGAAGGCTTTGACACGGTGTCCTTGTGTCTTTCCAAGGGCCTGGGCGCGCCGGTCGGCTCGGTGCTCGCCGGCCCCGGCGACTTCATCGAACGGGCGCGTCACTGGCGCAAGATGCTGGGCGGCGGCATGCGCCAGGCCGGCGTTCTGGCGGCGGCGGGCCTTTACGCCCTGGACAACAACATAGAGCGCATGGCCGACGACCACGCCCGCGCCCGGCGTCTGGCCGAAGCCCTCGCCGAACTGCCCGGGCTTTCAGTCGATCTGGAGACGGTCGAGACCAACATGCTGTTCCTGGACCTGTCGCTGGAACTGGCGGAGGGGCTGCTCGCCCACATGGCCGAGCAGAACATCGTCATCAGCGGTCCCTCGACTCGGCTTCGTCTCGTCACCCACCTGGACGTCGACGACGCAGGCGTCGAGCGGGTCATCGAAGCCGCCGCCAGCTATCTCGCCCGTTAG
- a CDS encoding alpha/beta hydrolase, with translation MALTPRDIDLSQGSPPEALAALEATGRKQALPGLQGKKVVWRIWGEGPPLVLLHGGYGTWAHWVRMIAPLSRGRRLLVPDMPGFGESDDAPQPVSAETLAESVMLSLEPLLEAGERPAVCGFSFGGVIAGHLARLLGPRCRLLLLIAPGGLGAPRGPMPDLVRRRPDMTPEEIEAAHRRNLEILMVSDPGCIDPLALHIQAQNTAQHRVKSRPISGTDTLARALAEVEAPVKLLVGALDATIGPYLPEREAILKTAQPGAELHVEPGVGHWIMYEKPDRTAQVMEQLLA, from the coding sequence ATGGCTCTGACCCCACGGGACATCGACCTCAGCCAGGGCAGTCCGCCCGAGGCGCTGGCAGCGCTGGAGGCGACGGGCAGGAAGCAGGCCCTGCCCGGCCTGCAAGGCAAGAAGGTCGTCTGGCGGATCTGGGGCGAGGGTCCGCCGCTGGTGCTGCTGCACGGCGGGTATGGCACCTGGGCGCATTGGGTCAGGATGATCGCGCCGCTGTCGCGCGGACGCCGCCTGCTGGTTCCCGACATGCCCGGATTCGGGGAGTCCGACGACGCCCCACAGCCGGTCTCCGCCGAAACGCTCGCCGAGAGTGTGATGCTTTCTCTGGAGCCTTTGCTCGAGGCTGGAGAGCGCCCGGCGGTCTGCGGCTTTTCCTTCGGCGGCGTGATCGCCGGCCACCTCGCGCGCCTGCTGGGCCCGCGCTGCCGCCTCTTGCTGCTGATCGCACCGGGAGGGCTCGGCGCGCCGCGCGGCCCCATGCCCGACTTGGTGCGGCGCAGGCCGGACATGACGCCCGAGGAGATCGAGGCGGCGCACCGGCGCAACCTGGAAATCCTGATGGTCTCGGACCCCGGCTGCATCGATCCTCTGGCGCTCCACATCCAGGCGCAGAACACGGCCCAGCACCGCGTCAAGAGCCGCCCCATATCCGGCACCGATACGCTGGCCCGCGCATTGGCGGAGGTTGAGGCGCCGGTCAAGCTGCTGGTGGGCGCCCTGGACGCCACCATCGGCCCCTACCTGCCGGAGCGCGAGGCCATCTTGAAGACCGCGCAGCCTGGCGCGGAACTGCACGTCGAGCCCGGCGTCGGCCACTGGATCATGTACGAGAAGCCGGACCGCACGGCCCAGGTGATGGAGCAGCTCCTAGCCTAG
- the leuD gene encoding 3-isopropylmalate dehydratase small subunit yields MEPFKKVTGTAAPLDLMNVNTDQIFPARFIKKPRSVGYAQFTFHDVRRDDDGELRDDFPLNQPRFKDAAIIVGNENFGCGSSREGAVYTLEESGVRVVIAPSFGDIFAANCMKNGLLTIRLPAETVADLRRELEKANDPSLTVDLESETITKPSGETLSFQADSFQKHCLVNGLNEIDLSLEFADEVEAFETRHRQRLPWLAPKEA; encoded by the coding sequence ATGGAACCCTTCAAGAAGGTCACCGGCACGGCAGCGCCTCTCGATCTGATGAACGTCAACACCGATCAGATCTTCCCCGCGCGCTTCATCAAGAAGCCGCGCTCGGTCGGCTATGCGCAGTTCACCTTCCACGATGTCCGGCGCGACGATGACGGCGAGCTGAGGGATGACTTCCCGCTCAACCAGCCGCGCTTCAAGGATGCCGCGATCATCGTCGGCAACGAGAACTTCGGCTGCGGGTCGTCGCGTGAGGGTGCCGTCTACACGCTTGAGGAGTCGGGGGTGCGCGTGGTCATCGCGCCCAGCTTCGGCGATATCTTCGCTGCGAACTGCATGAAGAACGGCCTCCTGACCATCCGCCTGCCCGCGGAGACGGTGGCCGACCTGCGTCGTGAGCTGGAAAAGGCAAACGATCCGAGCCTGACGGTCGACCTCGAGTCCGAGACCATCACCAAGCCCTCGGGCGAGACGCTCTCCTTCCAGGCGGACTCCTTCCAGAAGCACTGCCTCGTCAACGGGCTGAACGAGATCGACCTCTCGCTGGAGTTCGCCGACGAGGTGGAGGCTTTCGAGACAAGGCACCGCCAGCGCCTGCCCTGGCTCGCCCCCAAGGAGGCGTGA